The following DNA comes from Chitinophaga nivalis.
AGTATTTCCGGAATGTGTTGATCTTTTTAATGACAGTTACTGCTTGTAACACCGCGCCACAAATACCTGTAAATGCACATTATAAAAGGGTGGTGGTGTTGGGCCAAACCCCCTTGGAACTGTTGCTGGCATTGGGCCTGAAAGATAGGATCGCAGGCATCGCTTATCTGGATAATCCCGAACATTTACAGGGCTATGATAGCTTACCGGTTTTGTCGCGTGGTTGGGTAGATAAAGAAAGTGTGTTGGCGTTACAGCCTGATCTGATTTTTGCATTGGAATCTGCTTTTAGAACAGAGCGGATTGGCAGTGAAGCGTTCTGGCATCACAGAGGGATTAAAACCTGTATAATAGATAATTATAACCAGGATAAAAATGAGGCAAATTACCGGGCAGATATCCGTAAGACCGGTACCCTGCTGCATATGGAGGAACAGACCGATAGCATGATCCGTCACTTGGAATGCACGGCAACAAAGTATGCCAGACCTCGGGCTGCTGCGCCACGTGTATTACATCTGTCGTATGCCGGTAGTTTTGGTCAGTTCTATTATTACCCACCCACCATGTGTTTATTGGATGAGGTAGTGGAAAAATGTGGCGGAAATTATGTGAACCTGGGTAAGCAATATTTTATTCTTCCCCTGGAAGCTATTATCCAGGCTAATCCGGATAAGATCATCATCACGCAGTTCAGAAAGCAGGCCGGCGTAAATATAGCTGAGCAGTTATATGATAATCCATTCCTGCAATATTTACGGGTCATTCAAAAACGGGAAATATTGGAAGTCGATTATACGGAGGCTATCCGGGGAACAACGGATATGGAGACAATATATTCCGCCGTTTCTAAATTTTTGCAGCTATGAATACTTTATACAAAATAAAAATTCCTGTTGTCTCACTATTGCTGCTGGCAGCCATCGTGCTATCCCTGAAACTTGGACAGTTACAGATTTCCTACGCCCAAATCCTGCAGGTGATGACAGGCAACGAAAGCAATACATTGATAAGCGATATTATCCTGCATCTCCGGTTGCCCAGGATACTGTTTGCCGCGTTGGTTGGTGGTGGGTTAGCCATGTGTGGATATGTCATGCAAACAGCGATACAAAACCCACTGGCAGATCCCTATATTCTGGGTATTTCCTCCGGTGCTTCCCTGGGGGCCTCATTGGGGATTTCTTTGCATTTTGCCACCAGCGGGCCTGGACAACAATTGTTGGTGCCTTTGCTGGCCTTTACCGGCGCTTTAGGGGCCATCGCCTTTGTTTATTTTGCCGCAAATTACAAAGGCCGGTCATCCACTACCCGTTTGATTCTGGCCGGGGTGATTGTCAACTCCATCTGTATAGCGGTAACCAACCTGCTGATATACTATGCCAAAAACATAGAAGGGGCGAGAAGCATCACCTTCTGGACAATGGGGAGCCTGGCCAATGTATCCTGGAACCAGGTAATCGGCGTGATGGTGGCGATAGGCGTATCCGTTATCTATTTTTTAACACAATACCGTGCGTTGAATCTGATGAGTCTGGGTGACGAACCTGCTTTAAGTCTCGGCCTGGATGTCAATAAAAAGAGAAAAGTCTATATCGCTATTGTCACTTTACTGACCGGTGTGATGGTGGCGCAGTGTGGGATTATCGGATTTATCGGGTTGGTGGTGCCGCATGCTGTACGGGCATTATGTCGTACATCCGGCAGCGTTATATTACCGGTTGTGTTGCTGGGAGGAGGGCTGTTTATGGTGTTGGTAGATACCTTGTCGCGGGTGTTACTGACCAATCAGGAAATCCCGATTGGGATTATCACCTCCCTCATCGGTGCACCTGTTTTCTTTTTGATTTTCCTAAAACGTGGTTACGGTTCCTGAAATTTATCCGGATGAATATTGAAGTCGATCATATAAGTGTTACCATTAATAAAAAATGCATTATTGCAGCTATCTGTTTAACCGTAGAACCCCGGCAGTTTGTGGGGATATTGGGTGCAAACGGCAGTGGGAAATCAACCTTGCTAAAGAGTATTACCAAAATCATACAACCGGATAGCGGGTCCATACGAATAAATGACAGGTGTATATCCCAGGTATCCTATGCGGAACTGGCGCAGCAGATAGCCGTCGTGGGACAGTTTAATAGTATGGATGTAGACTATACGGTGACGGAGTTTGTGATGATGGGCAGATACCCGCATAAAAAAAAGTACGAAAGTATGACTGCGGTGGATCATGCATTGGTGAAACAGGCATTGCATGAATTGGGCATGTCTGATTATGCCAACAGAAAAGTAATGGGTTTATCCGGCGGCGAAAAACAACGGATCGTTATTGCACGGGCAATAGCCCAGCAAACGCCCTGTCTGATCCTGGACGAACCCACCAATCATATGGACATCAAACATCAGTTGCAATTGTTTACGATGTTAAAGGCGATGGAGAAGACAGTAATTACAGCCATTCATGATATGGCATTGGCATATAACTATTGTGATAAACTATATGCCCTGAAAGATGGACGGTTATTGCTGTCGGGCCGACCGGAAGAAGTGATTACCAAAGAAAATGTAAAGCAATTATTCGGTATTGATATCGCGTTGTTGCGATGTGAAAAAGAGAATAAGGTGGCGGTGTTGTATGAAGGGTAAGTGATGCTTTGATCTGACAGATAGATAAAAGTAGTAGCAGCCGGTAGCATAGCCACCGGCTGTTTTTTATTTGAATATGATGTAGATTGATGTTTTTAATGTGTTGCCTGTAGCAGGTTTGGTGTGAATGGTTGTTGTAGGTATCTGCTGTTTTTAAGGACTGCAAAACTATTTCATTAAGAATGCTTATCACCAAGATATTGTTATTTTTTCGTCGAAAAACTGTGATGATTCTTCATCTTTTTCTCTATTTTTATTTTCTTTGAAACCAAATTTGGTAGACACAAGA
Coding sequences within:
- a CDS encoding FecCD family ABC transporter permease, producing MNTLYKIKIPVVSLLLLAAIVLSLKLGQLQISYAQILQVMTGNESNTLISDIILHLRLPRILFAALVGGGLAMCGYVMQTAIQNPLADPYILGISSGASLGASLGISLHFATSGPGQQLLVPLLAFTGALGAIAFVYFAANYKGRSSTTRLILAGVIVNSICIAVTNLLIYYAKNIEGARSITFWTMGSLANVSWNQVIGVMVAIGVSVIYFLTQYRALNLMSLGDEPALSLGLDVNKKRKVYIAIVTLLTGVMVAQCGIIGFIGLVVPHAVRALCRTSGSVILPVVLLGGGLFMVLVDTLSRVLLTNQEIPIGIITSLIGAPVFFLIFLKRGYGS
- a CDS encoding ABC transporter ATP-binding protein, with amino-acid sequence MNIEVDHISVTINKKCIIAAICLTVEPRQFVGILGANGSGKSTLLKSITKIIQPDSGSIRINDRCISQVSYAELAQQIAVVGQFNSMDVDYTVTEFVMMGRYPHKKKYESMTAVDHALVKQALHELGMSDYANRKVMGLSGGEKQRIVIARAIAQQTPCLILDEPTNHMDIKHQLQLFTMLKAMEKTVITAIHDMALAYNYCDKLYALKDGRLLLSGRPEEVITKENVKQLFGIDIALLRCEKENKVAVLYEG
- a CDS encoding ABC transporter substrate-binding protein, translating into MKYFRNVLIFLMTVTACNTAPQIPVNAHYKRVVVLGQTPLELLLALGLKDRIAGIAYLDNPEHLQGYDSLPVLSRGWVDKESVLALQPDLIFALESAFRTERIGSEAFWHHRGIKTCIIDNYNQDKNEANYRADIRKTGTLLHMEEQTDSMIRHLECTATKYARPRAAAPRVLHLSYAGSFGQFYYYPPTMCLLDEVVEKCGGNYVNLGKQYFILPLEAIIQANPDKIIITQFRKQAGVNIAEQLYDNPFLQYLRVIQKREILEVDYTEAIRGTTDMETIYSAVSKFLQL